A part of Miscanthus floridulus cultivar M001 chromosome 6, ASM1932011v1, whole genome shotgun sequence genomic DNA contains:
- the LOC136458697 gene encoding uncharacterized protein isoform X2, producing MLRPAATHHQGSRSLPGFKSAYEAAHPDEDVSMFTAWAMSHQTRVAGDVTWDPAAPREAYSDPNVYTKVQEYTSAVQQRHGPEYDVRTEPIDAEAIMRLGGGRKHGRTWIANAAIDPTTVPTLSQLRAQSTSSSQPIRSRPTPTLQRVDALEAQNNEKTAQITALTARLEAEQAARQAQEVRIAEMMQIMQALGQKTGVPVQMSAPPPQPQSAGSNNPPRASPDSGGFVTPPSTQRPDGWEGW from the exons ATGCTCAGGCCAGCTgccactcaccatcaaggcagcaggAGTCTCCCCGGATTCAAATcggcatat gaggctgcgcacccggacGAGGATGTCTCGATGTTCacggcgtgggctatgtcccaccagACCAGGGTGGCCGGCGACGTCACCTGGGACCCGGCTGCCCCTCGCGAGGCATACTCCGACCctaacgtgtacactaaagtccaggaGTACACGTCGGCGGTACAGCAGCGGCACGGGCCAGAGTACGACGTCCGCACCGAGCCCATTGATGCCGAGGCCATCATGAGGCTCGGTGGCGGCAGGAAGCACGGCCGGACGTGGATTGCGAACGCCGCCATCGACCCCACCACTGTTCCCACTCTGAGCCAgctccgagcacagagcacgagttccagccagcccatacgctcacggCCTACTCCGACACTGCAGCGGGTCGATGCGCTCGAG gcccagaacAACGAGAAGACGGCGCAGATCACGGCCCTCACTGCTCGGCTGGAGGCTGAGCAGGCCGCTCGGCAGGCCCAGGAGGTCAGGATTGCAGAAATGATGCAAATCATGCAAGCTCTTGGGCAGAAGACGGGTGTGCCTGTGCAGATGTCAGCTCCTCCGCCTCAG cctcagtcggcggGTTCCAATAACCCCCCTCGTGCGTCACCTGATTCTGGAGGCTTCGTTACACCACCCTCGACGCAGAGGCCAGACGGTTGGGAAGGTTGGTGA
- the LOC136460847 gene encoding uncharacterized protein: protein MASSRPRCDTPSAYARRPPEEGEAGEGQLQEAAGGRGTTARGRGRRGRQTTGGSGRRQRTQPPEPVPPTEEEEEVEEEQGAAPEDEGGEASGVYQRGPAKLPSFPLPQNRLVLRPVPPKAWEVLSGTPLRSPATVLGVLCRKWFPGIVELPSEAREPAYTWERYALGEDDQYRNKQERILAEFWRFFRAEEGTEGLADHVAHAACRKYVTDMFYEARVQAHIDYYASARRMTVTKREARQMTLTQEQYLEVHE, encoded by the exons ATGGCGAGTAGCCGGCCACGATGTGACACACCCTCGGCTTACGCGAGGAGGCCGccggaggagggggaggcaggcGAGGGACAGTTGCAGGAGGCAGCGGGAGGACGAGGGACAACGGCAAGAGGCCgcgggaggagggggaggcagacGACAGGAGGCAGTGGTAGGAGGCAGCGGACTCAGCCCCCTGAGCCCGTGCCaccgacggaggaggaggaggaggtcgaggAGGAGCAGGGTGCGGCGCCCGAggacgagggaggcgaggcgtcgGGTGTCTACCAGCGAGGCCCGGCGAAGCTCCCTTCGTTTCCGCTTCCTCAGAACCGTCTAGTGCTTCGCCCTGTGCCGCCCAA GGCTTGGGAGGTGTTGTCAGGTACTCCTCTGCGCTCTCCCGCGACCGTCTTGGGTGTGTTGTGTCGGAAGTGGTTCCCCGGCATTGTGGAGTTGCCGTCGGAGGCCCGAGAGCCAGCCTACACGTGGGAGAGGTACGCCCTGGGCGAGGACGACcagtaccgcaacaagcaggagcggataCTTGCTGAGTTTTGG AGGTTTTTCAGGGCCGAAGAAGGAACCGAGGGCCTCGCTGATCATGTGGCGCATGCAGCCTGTAGGAAGTATGTCACCGACATGTTTTATGAGGCgcgcgtccaggcccacatagactactacgcgTCGGCTCGTAGAATGACAGTCACCAAGAGGGAGGCTCGACAGATGACgctgacccaggagcagtaccttgaggtacatGAATAA
- the LOC136458698 gene encoding uncharacterized protein, which yields MLASATRAGTTSTKPGHAAGAVRGAGGSGTPAVVVTGAGQQEVTVSQFVAQLDEAARLRLDSMHQRLRLLEQQMETLEAEVGEASSTRMDTYA from the exons ATGCttgcgagcgcgacgagagcagGGACGACGTCGACCAAGCCCGGCCACGCCGCGGGCGCCGTCCGTGGAGCCGGCGGCAGCGGCACCCCCGCCGTCGTCGTCACCGGCGCCGGGCAACAGGAGGTCACCGTCTCGCAGTTCGTCGCGCAGCTAG ATGAGGCGGCGCGGCTGAGGCTGGACAGCATGCACCAGAGGCTGAGGCTGCTGGAGCAGCAGATGGAGACGCTGGAGGCCGAGGTCGGCGAAGCCAGCAGCACTAGGATGGACACCTACGCCTAG
- the LOC136458697 gene encoding uncharacterized protein isoform X1: MLRPAATHHQGSRSLPGFKSAYEAAHPDEDVSMFTAWAMSHQTRVAGDVTWDPAAPREAYSDPNVYTKVQEYTSAVQQRHGPEYDVRTEPIDAEAIMRLGGGRKHGRTWIANAAIDPTTVPTLSQLRAQSTSSSQPIRSRPTPTLQRVDALEAQNNEKTAQITALTARLEAEQAARQAQEVRIAEMMQIMQALGQKTGVPVQMSAPPPQVPHAFAATPPQSAGSNNPPRASPDSGGFVTPPSTQRPDGWEGW, translated from the exons ATGCTCAGGCCAGCTgccactcaccatcaaggcagcaggAGTCTCCCCGGATTCAAATcggcatat gaggctgcgcacccggacGAGGATGTCTCGATGTTCacggcgtgggctatgtcccaccagACCAGGGTGGCCGGCGACGTCACCTGGGACCCGGCTGCCCCTCGCGAGGCATACTCCGACCctaacgtgtacactaaagtccaggaGTACACGTCGGCGGTACAGCAGCGGCACGGGCCAGAGTACGACGTCCGCACCGAGCCCATTGATGCCGAGGCCATCATGAGGCTCGGTGGCGGCAGGAAGCACGGCCGGACGTGGATTGCGAACGCCGCCATCGACCCCACCACTGTTCCCACTCTGAGCCAgctccgagcacagagcacgagttccagccagcccatacgctcacggCCTACTCCGACACTGCAGCGGGTCGATGCGCTCGAG gcccagaacAACGAGAAGACGGCGCAGATCACGGCCCTCACTGCTCGGCTGGAGGCTGAGCAGGCCGCTCGGCAGGCCCAGGAGGTCAGGATTGCAGAAATGATGCAAATCATGCAAGCTCTTGGGCAGAAGACGGGTGTGCCTGTGCAGATGTCAGCTCCTCCGCCTCAGGTGCCGCACGCgtttgcagctactcct cctcagtcggcggGTTCCAATAACCCCCCTCGTGCGTCACCTGATTCTGGAGGCTTCGTTACACCACCCTCGACGCAGAGGCCAGACGGTTGGGAAGGTTGGTGA